In Ailuropoda melanoleuca isolate Jingjing chromosome X, ASM200744v2, whole genome shotgun sequence, a single genomic region encodes these proteins:
- the ASMT gene encoding acetylserotonin O-methyltransferase, with the protein MSSCEEQAYRLLTEYSNGFMVSQVLFAACELGVFDLLAEAPEPLGAVTVAAQLGTSSHGTELLLDTCVSLKLLQVETRRGKASYQNTELSSTYLVRASPKCQGNMLRYLARTTYLCWGHLAQAVRDGKNQYQEAFGVPSDELFTAIYRSEGERRLFMRALQDVWSVSGRRVLAAFDLSPFPVICDVGGCSGALAKECTSLYPGCWVTVFDIPEVVQTVKTHFSFSEEGRISFCEGDFFKDPLPEADLYILARVLHDWTDARCSHLLARIHRACKPGGGVLVIESLLDADGRGPLTTQLYSLNMLVQTEGRERTPAQYLGLLAAAGFQDFQCRRTGGIYDAILARR; encoded by the exons GTTCTGTTTGCCGCCTGTGAGCTGGGCGTGTTTGACCTTCTCGCCGAGGCCCCAGAGCCCCTGGGTGCGGTGACGGTGGCTGCACAGCTTGGCACCAGCTCCCATGGGACAGAGCTCCTGCTGGACACCTGTGTGTCCCTGAAGCTGCTTCAGGTGGaaacaagaagaggaaaag cTTCGTATCAAAACACAGAGCTCTCCAGCACCTACCTGGTCAGGGCCAGTCCCAAGTGCCAAGGCAACATGCTGCGGTACCTGGCCAGGACGACGTACCTGTGCTGGGGCCACCTGGCCCAGGCTGTGAG GGACGGCAAGAACCAGTACCAGGAGGCATTTGGGGTTCCCTCTGACGAGCTCTTCACCGCCATCTACAG ATCCGAGGGCGAGCGGCGGCTCTTCATGCGCGCTCTGCAAGACGTCTGGAGCGTCAGCGGGAGGCGCGTGCTGGCGGCCTTTGACCTGTCCCCGTTCCCGGTCATCTGTGACGTCGGTG GCTGTTCTGGGGCTCTGGCCAAGGAGTGCACCTCTCTGTACCCTGGGTGTTGGGTCACCGTGTTCGACATCCCTGAGGTGGTGCAGACGGTGAAGACCCACTTCTCATTCTCGGAGGAAGGGCGGATCAGCTTCTGTGAAG GAGATTTCTTTAAAGACCCGCTTCCGGAGGCCGATCTGTACATCCTGGCGAGGGTCCTGCACGACTGGACCGATGCGCGGTGCTCACACCTGCTGGCAAGGATCCATCGTGCCTGCAAGCCAG GCGGTGGTGTCCTGGTGATTGAAAGCCTCCTGGATGCAGATGGGCGGGGCCCTCTGACCACGCAGCTGTACTCGCTGAACATGCTGGTGCAGACCGAGGGCCGGGAGAGGACCCCTGCCCAGTACCTCGGACTCCTGGCTGCTGCTGGCTTCCAGGATTTCCAGTGCAGGAGAACCGGGGGCATTTACGATGCCATCCTAGCCAGGAGGTAG